The nucleotide sequence acaacaattgcagccattgatgaaaaaagaaaacacccaAAAAGAAGGGAGCTTTGGGCTTTACCAGTGAGAGTTCTGATGTTGGGTCTTGTTTTCTCTAATCGAACTCCGTGTCAGCGCTCCAAAGCTGAGCAGAGCTCATCCAGTTCTTTTGATCCTCCTTCGCCAAAATTACCCTTCCATCTTCACCTGGTTTACTTTTCAATGGCCGAACCTCCTCAATCAAAGGAGgagataaataaaaatgaaatatcaACAATCTGACTATTAATTCAATGAGCAATGACTTCAAAATCTCAATCCACACCATCAAGATTAACGCAAGTTCACATTTTAAttgtaaaatcaaattcatagaaTTCTTCATGGAAAGAAAAACGGCACGCACCTGAATTCGTAGTAGCTACAAAATCTACcaaaaaaaagcataaaatcTTGAAGATCTCATTGAGATTGTGGTAACAGAGGATAAAATCCTATGTTTTCTAAATTGTTAGGTTTTGCCATACCAATCCCCATACCAATTGTTAGGAATTAACACACGGGTGGTTGACACCGCACAGATTCAGAGTTTTGCCTTTATCATGATGAACAAACCACGATAAATAAAACAGAGGGCATTAAGCCAAATTAAACATGGAAAAAACTTAAAAGAATATCACCTGAGCCGTCAGAGTTGGAGTGTAGATTGAAGAAGAACAGATATAAGACCAAACACCAAACTCATCAAAGCAGAAAGTGAACCTGCAGGTAGAAGAACAGCTGCACAAATCCAGCGCTTTTTCTTGACCAGCAGAAACAAAGCACGATAAACCAACAAAAAGAGCTAACAAAATTGAAGTAATGGAGTACACCACAGTATACCTAAATCGAAGAACTCAGGCATGCAAAATACTTTTTTCGTTGTCTGAAAATTTAGAGATGGAAAACAAATTGCAAGAATAGGGAAATAAActccaaacaacaaaaaaattataacgaACGAAATAcactaaatcaaaattaaatgagAAGTATGAAAAGCAGAAGTGTAGAAACACACCCAAATCACCTGTAACAACGCGAAGAATCGGAGCAAGTATTGAGAGCAAAATAATCGAAATCCACCCCAATAACCCGTTAAAAGCAAGATTCAAGAAATTGAGAGCGATTGTGGAGAGAGGTAAAACCGAATGAGGCTGACCGGGAAGATGCATGAATGGGAAAAAGGTATTTTGAGATTTGGCATATTCTCGAACACCGGAGATTGCAGGTTGCATAGACTCAACGAATGAAAGCAGAGGCAAAACCGAAGAAAGACAAAAGTTGGGATTGAAATCGTGAAACGTGAACGTGAAGAAGAAGACAGCTCGTGATTTAAGGTGCATGTATCTTCGTGTACGACCTGGATGGAAGGAGAGTGATAGGAATCCAACGATCCGTATGAAGATGAAAATATCCACACACGCGAGAGTATGAAAAACAAACGGAACTCGCCGGGAGAAGGCCCCAAAAAACTGAAGAATAGAATAAAGTAAAgattagtagtaaaaatgctggttaataaattatcaatttatttgaatttaattaattcattatttaatttatcttagaaattcagtcgtggaacaactaagtattgtctaattacaatatcctTTCGGTCGGATAGTATGTATCCTACATTCCTATCGGTCGGACAcataagtatcatatcgctaggattgaTAACGTATCCTACTGGTAGGcgacgttaagtatcctatctctatgatacatattgtctcctaccggtaggttatgaaTTTACAAGTATCCTACCAGTCGGTTACGCCCAGTACCCTATcgctatgatacatattgtatcctaccggtactaCCGGTAAGATAGTACTATCATCACCAAGACGtgtcaatgttgtttggttgaaaccaacatttatactcaaaagtagtataaatgcttcacaaaaatgtaatgCACAAGTACAATGTGCTCCAATTGCCTGAAAATGCACAAGATAAGAGAACATCAGAACAAACAATTAGTTCATCAAAAAGAATACAAGTAAAGGTTAACAACCCCTGTGAATGAAGCTTCCGCAGTGGAGGCAGAGAAAAATAATGCAAGCATTTGTCTAAAAGGAATAAATTTCTGTTCTGGTGTTAAATGCAAGTCTTTCAAGAAAATAACTAATAGAACTAAACTTCTTACTAAACCATACGTGGGAGACAAAAGGTAAATGAAGCACAAGGACCTTTCATGTCTTAGTACAATGAAACAAAACAGGAAAATCCACAAATGCCAAAAAAAGGGGAGGGAAGATGTACTTCTTCAGCATTAATATGACCACCTTACAATATCCTCTACTGGTGTGACTTTCTTTGAAGTATGATGGTATTATACCATGAGCATCACTTTAAACCTAAAATATCCTATATCTAAAAAACTAAACCCGGTGAAACCCACCCATCAAGCATCCAATAACATCGTCGCTGAAAGTTTCCATTGTCCTCCCCATGGGCATAGTAGCAATGGAGCACATCCACACTTCCCGTCTACAAAAGTAATCACGGAGTAATTAGTGCAAGAGTCATATCAAACACTAAAGTATCTGAAAGCAATATCAAATTTTTTACCCCGAACCATAGGCAAATGCTAGAGCATCAAACATTCAAGGTTAAAGACAACATTTCAAAGGTAATCATTTATGATAAACACATTGTTAGAATGGGATGGGTCATGGTAGCCAcctaaaaaaatgttttaacttAATCGGCGAACTTTACCAAGACCTAAAACATTAAAACTTGGACAGGTAAATATGGAACAACCATGACTAAGCAttcaaaaaataccaaaaagtaATGGAAAAAAAACAGCCTCAGTAGTAGGTGTtacaactaaaaataaaataattcaaaatgaTAAGATCACAGTTATGCTCTCCAAGGTGGAGTAAGGACTTCACACATTTTTTATAGATACTTCAGAGCTTGATTTGTAGAAGTGCTTGAAAGCATAACAAAAATTTATTTCAAGAATGACAAGTTCTAAATTGCTCCATTAGAGTGCCTGATCAATTAAAAAGAGAGGAACATACTAAATTGTGAAACCTGCAATGACTAGAAAATAATCCACATATGAAACACAATACCCAGAAGAAACTCTGCATGGCATAGGACCaacaaatttaaaaagtgaACTTACTACGCAAAAATTGAACAGCACACCTTCAACTTTTCATGGGCTTCTTTGACAGTTTTCccatcttttttcttcctccaaCGGTGACCATCTTTACGAAAATAGCGAAGCACCTTACGGTCAAATAAGAACAAAGAACcaccaaaaaaaagtaacatttatcAACTCTTTGGCCTTAACAAAAGGGaaagtcaacaacaatccatccCTATGGGAGGAAAGAGAAGTTATCAAAAGCTACCTCCTCCGACACACAAAAGGTATTAAGTCAAACGAATAGGAAATAAAAAATCTACAATGAAATAGTGCTATATTGACATCAATTCACCTTAAATCAGCGTAGTGGCTGTTAGTCTGTAAGTTGAAAAACACTTAGGGTGTGGCTAAGTACATGTAGGTACCTAGTAGAAGTACACTACACATCAAGTGCATACCAACCATAAGAAGATACCTAACTGTTTATtctacaaaaataaatattgttaGATTAGTGTCATTATTCAGCATTGCTGAAAAGTAATATGTCATGAACATGCTTTTCTGTCTGATTGTGAAAATGACGTTCAACTGTCAATGACCAAATGTCAGAAACTATAATTCAAGAGGACGAGAGGCTGAtgaaaactccattttctttaaagGTCCCCCCCACTGAAGTACAACATTCGGGTAAGCAACATACAGCAGGACATATAGTCATCAGGTCACCGGTATTCTCCAAACGCAAATACACCTGATTAAGAATGCATGGCCTACATTGATTATATCCACTTACACGCATGATGACCAGGAAAAAGGCAGGTAAATGGTATACTGCTGTTATCTTGTACATAATATGGATATTTCAAGAATAACtagtatttatttcttttgctcaTTAAGAAAAAACTAGTACTTAATGTATCATCATAAATTCCTAAAATGTCCTTAGCATATTCACCAAAAGATTGAGTGAAACTCTCAAATACCATCCTCACTCTCCTATCTCTACACCCAAAATTACAAGTCCTGCCTGAGCTTTCCAAACAACCAATCCCCTATTTCAGGGGGATCTCTGTTTTAGGTAGGGTCAGGGATCTCTGATTAGTGAAATGAGCCCATCCCTCTGGCCACAGATTAGCTAATTTTCAGACTTATGATTTCGATTGAAAAACAGAAAGTTGcaactataaagaaaaaaatatgatgCACTGAAAGCAAATACTGTTTTACAAGTACTTCTAGATTCATGGAAAAAAGGGACATCTGCATGGgaacaaatttaaaaagaaagatgggGAAGAAATGATCCAGTAATAGCCTCACCTGCAGGCCTGTTAGGTGGATCATGACTCAACTGAAACCTTTGGTAGTTCTGGAGTattttacaaatttcaaccgGACGAAGCCAGTGGTATTATGCTTCTTGCAAGAACTGATCTAGGTCTGAAAAATTGCACAATTAGAATAAATTCAACAAGACATTCCAGATATTAAATTGTGTGGCAACATTAGACTTTATGATTATCACAAATAGAATGCAAGCTATGTTTAGCTCAAAATTGTCGTCGATGAACTACGAATGCCTTCATGAGTTTTAAGGTTGACAGTGCTTAAGCATGCCTGCTTTTGCTTTTTGCTAGTACAAGTAACCATGATTTCTTACTAACAGTAAACTGAGAAAGGAAAAATTAAGTATAGGTAAACTCCACCTCGATGTTAAGATAAAATAGGGTAGTAATGGAACTATATTGATCTACCAATGCAGGGCCTTACAAAGATTACATCCAATAAATccacgaaaaaaaaaacacttaactTGAAGCTTTATATGAGACGAAACAAGAAAACTTGGCGTAAGGACAACTTAATGAAGCCTTAATATGGACTATGATTTCTAACCTACATGATCCAAGCATGCATGTAAAGCACTCAACAATTATTAGGGAGGGGATCATAATCACGTTCAAATAGATAACAATGATCCGTTTTAGAACCGCGAACCTAAATGTTGATTGGTAAGGTATCTTCTACTCTCAGCCATTCACATAAAATCTAAAATTTGCCTGATTTGATGCGAAATCCACCAAAAAACATCATTAAGAAACCCTGTAAATACctagacaaaaaaaatcataaaaaatgaTGAATAACAAGAATCCGAAACAACAGAACCGAGAattcaaaagaagaaataagCAAATGGCAATGACAACGATGCTAATGCACATACAGAACAATCGATACGCGTGTTTTGTAAGACCGGAATTTCTCAAGTTGAGTCATGAGAATATGCCGGAGAGGGGGGGGAACGAATCGAAGGTGAAGgaaatgttcttttttttaaataaaaaagaaaaaagaagtgtGAAAAAAGTTAACGTGGAAGCGGGGTTGTGTCCACACTAATAAGCGCGGGTATCTTATcttatatattaataaaatctGACGTGGCATATCATATGTTGCTTCCGTACGAAGCCGCGTTTGGGGGCAAGCGACTGTTTACTGTTTAGTCGGATTTGCGttgataaaaatgaatggaTGAAAGACTCGTATTCGAAACTTCTATGAAATACCATCATATATATAAGTATCATCTCAGTTATTATTACTATCTACAATccttttttgtttaatattttagcttttgtgttTGTAAATGGCTGTAGAATGATTTCTCTGTTGAATTGATAGAGGAGGTTAAAGTCAATAATTCAGGGTTTGCATTATTCTTTGGTTAATTTCACTCACTCATTAATGGATATAACTTGAAGTTGGTAAGATTTATAAATtaggtatatatatgtgttcaatGTTTGAGTGAGGCATATATATGTCCAATTTTCTTTCGATTCCAACCGTAAACATATTTCTctgtaatatttaaaaaaaaaacacacaaataaactttagATTTTGATCTAGACACGTTATTTTATAACTCACGAAAAATGTGTGATGGAAGTTCCATTTACTTATTTTATTGAATGGTCACCATCATAAAAAGTTTAGACCAACTTGTCTGTTTTACGCCGGAGTAATTAGAAACTCTCCCTTCTATAAGGAATCACTTTGGATACCAATTCTATATTCATGGTTGCTTTTAATTAGTCCACTTGAGTTTTTATTGAAAGCAGAGACTGAGATAACTGTAAATAGCAAAGAGTTTGCCAGAACATGAACTAATGAATTAGTAATTATTTCATTGAAACCTGAACCATATCAA is from Tripterygium wilfordii isolate XIE 37 chromosome 14, ASM1340144v1, whole genome shotgun sequence and encodes:
- the LOC120015616 gene encoding calmodulin-binding transcription activator 2-like, whose translation is MIHLTGLQVLRYFRKDGHRWRKKKDGKTVKEAHEKLKTGSVDVLHCYYAHGEDNGNFQRRCYWMLDGQLEHIVLVHYIFVKHLYYF